One window of the Trifolium pratense cultivar HEN17-A07 linkage group LG2, ARS_RC_1.1, whole genome shotgun sequence genome contains the following:
- the LOC123905358 gene encoding uncharacterized protein LOC123905358, with protein MAHKVVLFLLPFVLLFIINGHGSFARDMKIQQENEKQADQPYLDGWLKNTPHKNENINPNSNAAYLDGWLKDTKDQKEKTTQNSNQVYLDGWLKDSQAKSTPNANPAYLDGWLKDGQKAKSTPNGNQAYLDGWLKDNQAKKAKSTSNSNQVYLDGWLKDSQTKSTPNSNLVYLDGWLKDVYLDGWLKDGQKEKSNPNSNQAYLDGWLKDSQAKSNPNSNQIYLDGWLKDIQANQAKSNPNSNQVYLDGWLKDIQAKSTPNSNQVYLDGWLKDGQKETSTPNVKQAYLDGWLKDSQAEKTKSNPNSNQVYLDGWLKDNHDKSNPNFNHVYLDGWLKDNQAKL; from the exons ATGGCGCACAAAGTTGTTCTCTTTCTCCTCCCTTTTGTCTTGCTCTTCATCATT AATGGCCACGGAAGCTTTGCCAGAGATATGAAGATTCAACAAGAGAATGAAAAACAAGCTGACCAACCTTATCTTGATGGCTGGCTCAAAAACACTCCACACAAGAATGAAAACATCAACCCAAACTCTAATGCCGCTTACCTTGATGGATGGTTGAAAGATACCAAGGATCAAAAGGAAAAGACTACCCAAAATTCCAATCAAGTTTACCTTGATGGCTGGTTGAAAGATAGCCAAGCAAAGTCCACCCCCAACGCCAATCCAGCTTATCTTGATGGATGGTTAAAAGATGGCCAAAAAGCAAAATCCACCCCAAATGGAAACCAAGCTTACCTTGATGGATGGTTGAAAGATAACCAAGCTAAGAAGGCAAAATCCACCTCAAACTCCAACCAAGTTTACCTTGATGGCTGGTTGAAAGATAGCCAAACAAAGTCGACCCCAAACTCCAACCTAGTTTACCTTGATGGATGGTTGAAAGATG TTTACCTTGATGGATGGTTAAAAGATGgccaaaaagaaaaatccaaCCCCAACTCCAACCAAGCTTACCTTGATGGGTGGTTGAAAGATAGCCAAGCAAAATCTAACCCTAACTCCAATCAAATTTACCTTGATGGTTGGTTGAAAGACATCCAAGCAAA CCAAGCAAAATCCAACCCTAACTCCAATCAAGTTTACCTTGATGGTTGGTTGAAAGACATCCAAGCAAAGTCGACCCCCAACTCCAACCAAGTTTATCTTGATGGATGGTTGAAAGATGGCCAAAAGGAAACATCAACCCCTAACGTCAAGCAAGCTTACCTTGATGGATGGTTGAAAGATAGTCAAGCCGAGAAAACAAAATCCAACCCTAACTCCAACCAAGTTTACCTTGATGGATGGTTGAAAGATAACCATGACAAATCCAACCCTAACTTCAATCATGTTTACCTTGATGGCTGGTTGAAAGACAACCAAGCAAAGTTGTAA